CCCACTGGATGGCCGCGCTGCCCCTGGTACGCGGGCGCGGCCATCGGCGCATCGCGCAGCGCATCCAGCACGCTCTCCAGGCTTGCGCGGCGGATCCAGGGCATGTCGGCCAGCGCGACCAGCACCGCGGCAGGCGTGCCGGGCAGGCCCTGCAGATACTGCGCTGCCACGGCCAGGCTGGCCCCCATGCCCTCCTCCGCCCGGTCCGTCTCCAACACCACGCAGTCTTCCGCCCGCAACAATCCGGCCAGCGCGGCGCGGCCGGGCCGCACCACGGCGACGACCATGTCCACCGCCGCGCGCAGCGTCCGGGCGCTGGCTGCCGCCACGCACACGCCCTGCGGCAGCGGCGCCAGCAGCTTGTCGGCGCCCGGCCGCTGCGCGGCGTAGCGCGAGCCCTGCCCCGCCGCCAGCAGGATGCCGGCGCGCGCGGGGCCCGGGTAGGGATAGACACTAGAGACAGTCGCCATAATGATCAGTATAGTGAATATAAGCCGTGGCAGCGCCGCGGCCTTTCACTGTGAGAAGCCGATGAACGCTCTGGATCTGGACGTATTGCAACATGCGCGGGACTGGGTAGCCGCGGGCAGCCGCGTGCACCTGGTGACCGTGGTGCAGACCTGGGGCTCGGCCCCGCGCCAGGCGGGCGCCATGCTGGCCGTGCGCGAGGATGGCCGCATGGTCGGTTCGGTTTCCGGCGGCTGCATCGAAGACGACCTGATGCTGCGCGCCCGCGAAGGCACGCTCGCGGACGCCCCGGCGCGCCTGACCTACGGCGTCACCCGCGACGAGGCCGCACGCTTCGGCCTGCCTTGCGGCGGCACGCTGCGCCTGATCAGCGAACCGCTGCGCAACACCCAATGGCTGGACCTGGTGCTGCAAGCCATACGCGGCCATGGCCTGATCCAGCGCACGGTGGACCTGCAGGACGGCAGCAGCTCGGTGTCTCCCGCCGGCCCGGCCGACGGCCCGGATTTCGACGGCCGCATCTTCCGCAGCGTCTACGGTCCGCGCTGGCGGCTGCTCATCATCGGCGCCAACCAGACCGCGCAGGTGCTGGCCAACATCGCCGCCACGCTGGATTTCCACGTCACGGTCTGCGACCCGCGCGAGGAGTTCTACGGCGACTGGAATCTGTCCCAGGCAACCCTGCTCACCAGCATGCCCGACGACGCCGTGCTGGAAATCGGCACCGACGAACGCACCGCCATCGTGGCGGTCACCCACGATCCCAA
The sequence above is drawn from the Achromobacter xylosoxidans genome and encodes:
- a CDS encoding XdhC family protein; this encodes MNALDLDVLQHARDWVAAGSRVHLVTVVQTWGSAPRQAGAMLAVREDGRMVGSVSGGCIEDDLMLRAREGTLADAPARLTYGVTRDEAARFGLPCGGTLRLISEPLRNTQWLDLVLQAIRGHGLIQRTVDLQDGSSSVSPAGPADGPDFDGRIFRSVYGPRWRLLIIGANQTAQVLANIAATLDFHVTVCDPREEFYGDWNLSQATLLTSMPDDAVLEIGTDERTAIVAVTHDPKLDDMALLEALKSRAFYVGALGSRANQQKRRERLRLFDLDDSQIARLHGPVGLRIASKTPAEIAVAIAAELIWVRNTLGDGEAARSAPQTSALPG
- a CDS encoding NTP transferase domain-containing protein, with amino-acid sequence MATVSSVYPYPGPARAGILLAAGQGSRYAAQRPGADKLLAPLPQGVCVAAASARTLRAAVDMVVAVVRPGRAALAGLLRAEDCVVLETDRAEEGMGASLAVAAQYLQGLPGTPAAVLVALADMPWIRRASLESVLDALRDAPMAAPAYQGQRGHPVGFRAELLPQLAALSGDEGARRLLKQPGLQWVPTEDPGVLRDVDTPADLDEGG